In one window of Desulfobacterales bacterium DNA:
- the hcp gene encoding hydroxylamine reductase: MFCNQCEQVGKDGACTKIGVCGKKPDVAALQDLLIHGLQGLSLYAVAGRKAGVVDPEVDLFTCEGIFSTLTNVNFDADRFAGLINHCADLRDSLKQKVAAAGGKVDFADPAAVFIPAADMAGLVAQGEACGKSRYEGENEDIVSLKQVLLYGLKGVAAYADHAKIMGREDETVYAFIQEALAAMLRTDMGLDEWVAMVLKCGEVNLRAMELLDAGNTSTYGHPVPTSVPLGARAGKAILVSGHDLKDLAMILEQTAGKGINVYTHGEMLPCHGYPELKKHDHFHGHYGTAWQNQAKEFAAFPGAILMTTNCIQKPRDTYSANLFTTGLVGWPGVAHVRDKDFSPVIERALVLDGFPADTDKGSVMVGFARNAVLSVADKIIEAVKNKDIRHFFLVAGCDGAKPGRNYYTEFVEKVPADCMVLTLACGKFRFFDKQLGDIGGIPRLLDVGQCNDAYSAIQIAVALANAFDCDVNDLPLSMVLSWYEQKAVAILLTLFSLGIKDIRLGPSLPAFITPNVLDVLVKNFAIKPIAATPEEDLQAILGDNWATPAK, from the coding sequence ATGTTTTGCAATCAATGTGAGCAGGTAGGCAAGGACGGCGCATGTACCAAGATCGGTGTCTGCGGCAAGAAACCGGACGTGGCGGCCCTGCAGGATCTGTTGATCCATGGCCTGCAGGGGTTGTCTCTTTATGCGGTGGCAGGCCGCAAGGCAGGGGTGGTTGACCCGGAGGTGGATCTGTTCACCTGCGAGGGCATCTTCTCCACCCTGACCAATGTAAATTTCGATGCCGACCGTTTCGCCGGTCTGATCAACCATTGCGCGGATCTGCGGGATTCCTTGAAGCAGAAGGTCGCAGCCGCTGGCGGCAAGGTCGATTTTGCCGATCCCGCCGCCGTTTTTATCCCGGCAGCCGACATGGCCGGGCTGGTGGCCCAGGGCGAGGCTTGCGGGAAAAGCCGGTATGAGGGCGAGAACGAGGATATCGTTTCCCTGAAGCAGGTCCTGCTCTACGGGCTCAAGGGCGTGGCCGCCTATGCCGACCATGCCAAGATCATGGGCCGGGAGGATGAGACGGTTTATGCCTTTATCCAGGAGGCCCTGGCCGCCATGCTCCGCACTGACATGGGCCTGGACGAGTGGGTCGCCATGGTCCTGAAATGCGGTGAGGTCAACCTGCGGGCCATGGAACTGCTCGATGCGGGCAATACCTCCACCTACGGCCATCCGGTGCCCACCTCGGTGCCGCTGGGCGCCAGGGCGGGCAAGGCGATCCTGGTCTCGGGCCATGACTTGAAGGATCTGGCCATGATCCTTGAGCAGACCGCGGGCAAGGGGATCAACGTCTACACCCACGGTGAGATGCTGCCCTGCCACGGCTATCCCGAGCTGAAGAAGCATGACCATTTCCATGGCCATTACGGTACTGCCTGGCAGAACCAGGCCAAGGAGTTTGCCGCCTTTCCCGGCGCCATCCTGATGACCACCAACTGTATCCAGAAACCCAGGGATACCTACAGCGCCAATCTGTTCACCACCGGTCTGGTGGGCTGGCCCGGGGTCGCCCATGTCCGGGACAAGGATTTCAGCCCGGTGATTGAGCGGGCCCTGGTCCTGGACGGTTTCCCGGCTGATACTGACAAGGGCTCGGTAATGGTCGGTTTTGCCCGCAACGCGGTGTTGTCAGTGGCTGACAAGATTATCGAGGCGGTCAAGAACAAGGACATCCGTCATTTCTTCCTGGTGGCCGGCTGCGACGGCGCCAAGCCGGGCCGCAACTACTACACCGAGTTTGTCGAAAAGGTGCCGGCAGACTGCATGGTGCTCACCCTGGCCTGCGGCAAGTTCCGTTTCTTTGACAAGCAACTCGGCGATATCGGCGGCATCCCCCGGCTTCTGGACGTGGGACAGTGCAATGACGCCTACTCCGCCATCCAGATCGCGGTGGCCCTGGCCAATGCCTTTGACTGCGATGTCAACGATCTGCCGCTCTCCATGGTACTCTCCTGGTACGAGCAGAAGGCGGTGGCCATCCTGTTGACCCTGTTCTCCCTGGGGATCAAGGATATCCGCCTGGGACCGAGCCTGCCGGCATTCATCACCCCCAACGTCCTTGACGTGCTGGTGAAGAATTTTGCGATCAAGCCGATCGCCGCCACCCCGGAGGAAGATCTGCAGGCGATACTGGGTGACAACTGGGCAACGCCGGCCAAGTAG